From Thermococcus sp., one genomic window encodes:
- the sufC gene encoding Fe-S cluster assembly ATPase SufC gives MLKVENLHVKVAEKEILRGVDFELTLGELHVVMGPNGSGKSTLALTIAGHPKYSVTDGKILFDGVDITGAKPEERARRGIFLSFQHPVEVEGVKIIQFLQRVLKNLRGIDEVEAYDMIFRAVQELGFDSSILSRELNVGFSGGERKKLEMLQAYLVRPKLLILDEPDSGVDVDSLKVIAGVIAKLHSEGTAILLITHYGRILEYLNPQRVHVLKEGKLVVSGGMELVKLIEEKGFAAVGENGAAVKA, from the coding sequence ATGCTGAAAGTGGAAAATCTTCATGTTAAGGTTGCTGAAAAGGAAATCCTCAGAGGAGTGGACTTTGAACTCACATTGGGCGAGCTCCACGTCGTCATGGGGCCGAACGGCAGCGGAAAGTCCACGTTGGCTTTGACGATAGCGGGACATCCAAAGTACAGTGTCACAGACGGAAAGATACTGTTCGATGGGGTTGATATAACCGGAGCAAAGCCCGAGGAGAGGGCCAGAAGGGGCATCTTCCTCAGCTTCCAGCATCCGGTTGAGGTCGAAGGGGTGAAGATTATACAGTTCCTCCAGAGGGTGCTCAAGAATCTGAGGGGCATCGATGAGGTTGAGGCCTATGACATGATATTCAGAGCGGTTCAGGAGCTCGGCTTTGATAGTTCGATCCTCTCAAGGGAGCTCAACGTAGGCTTTTCAGGCGGTGAGAGGAAAAAGCTGGAGATGCTCCAAGCATATCTCGTGAGGCCCAAGCTTCTCATCCTCGACGAGCCGGACAGCGGAGTTGATGTGGATTCCCTCAAGGTCATCGCGGGGGTTATAGCCAAGCTGCACAGCGAGGGGACGGCGATACTCCTAATCACCCACTACGGAAGGATCCTGGAGTACCTGAACCCCCAGAGGGTGCACGTGCTGAAGGAGGGTAAACTCGTCGTCTCCGGCGGGATGGAGCTCG